A region of Maridesulfovibrio sp. DNA encodes the following proteins:
- a CDS encoding HlyD family efflux transporter periplasmic adaptor subunit, whose product MAIDERKTVKFEQQAIAASVRHPIKAAKLLYSVPSFILRGPIYIVFLLLVTLVVYSFWARKDVLVTAPMTIVTESTTIQAIGGGQITDIRVGENSYVNSGDMLLLIQEQTRAGMDTEQESFDARISELEREKEKASNEYSHKLSQFKLELDDMVNNRGTRKISLEGQIAQLRTRINSAARERDLRQKEYKTSAARYQRMKKRYEARDITVTQFESARSDYERRRSAVSDAQASVSELSVQLNTLRNQLSNLQDQHGADKLKKEILQLELRRDRELKRFDDRLAGMRERQEKAQQLIEGVSFDETSTEYAAVFDGLVTNVHVSKGELVSLGAPLITLVKDTAALEGQLLVMNKDIGKLEIGQRVKIKYFAFPYQEYGIPEGTIYDIAKRPGGVDGQESMYLVKVALDEETIKRVGSSKSQPLEIGLEGIAEVKTGEKRWIEMFFTPISQFFNKDSEE is encoded by the coding sequence ATGGCTATTGACGAAAGAAAGACTGTTAAATTTGAGCAGCAGGCCATTGCTGCCTCTGTCAGGCATCCGATTAAGGCAGCGAAGCTGCTTTATTCCGTACCCAGCTTCATTCTCCGCGGGCCGATATATATCGTGTTTCTGCTGCTGGTTACACTTGTTGTTTATTCCTTTTGGGCTAGAAAAGATGTGCTGGTCACGGCTCCCATGACAATTGTCACCGAGTCCACAACTATTCAGGCCATTGGCGGGGGACAGATCACGGATATACGGGTGGGAGAGAACAGCTATGTCAATTCCGGAGATATGTTGCTGCTGATTCAGGAGCAGACCCGCGCAGGTATGGATACCGAGCAGGAGTCCTTTGACGCCCGCATCAGTGAGCTTGAGCGTGAAAAGGAAAAGGCCAGTAATGAGTACAGTCACAAGCTTTCCCAGTTTAAACTGGAACTTGATGACATGGTTAACAACAGGGGGACCCGCAAGATTTCTCTGGAAGGCCAGATCGCGCAGCTACGCACCCGGATCAACTCTGCAGCAAGAGAACGGGATTTGCGCCAGAAAGAATACAAGACATCTGCCGCACGCTATCAGCGGATGAAAAAACGTTATGAAGCACGCGATATAACTGTAACCCAGTTCGAAAGCGCCCGTTCCGATTATGAACGCCGCAGGAGTGCTGTCAGCGATGCTCAGGCATCTGTTTCCGAGCTCAGTGTGCAGCTGAATACATTGCGCAACCAGTTGTCCAATCTTCAGGACCAGCACGGTGCTGATAAGTTGAAAAAAGAGATTCTGCAGCTTGAGCTTCGGCGCGACAGGGAACTCAAACGTTTTGATGATCGTTTGGCAGGCATGCGTGAACGCCAGGAAAAGGCTCAGCAGCTGATTGAAGGTGTTTCTTTTGACGAGACCTCAACCGAATACGCTGCAGTGTTTGACGGTCTGGTGACCAATGTTCATGTTTCCAAAGGAGAACTTGTTTCTCTGGGGGCGCCATTGATTACTTTGGTTAAAGATACTGCTGCTCTAGAGGGACAGCTTCTGGTCATGAACAAGGACATAGGTAAGCTGGAAATAGGTCAACGGGTCAAAATCAAGTATTTTGCCTTCCCGTATCAGGAATACGGAATTCCGGAAGGCACCATTTATGATATCGCCAAGCGTCCCGGCGGTGTGGATGGTCAGGAGTCTATGTATTTGGTCAAGGTCGCACTTGACGAAGAAACCATCAAACGTGTCGGTTCTTCCAAATCCCAGCCACTTGAAATCGGACTGGAAGGTATAGCCGAGGTCAAGACTGGTGAAAAGCGCTGGATCGAAATGTTCTTCACTCCCATCTCGCAGTTCTTCAACAAGGATAGCGAGGAGTAA
- a CDS encoding peptidase domain-containing ABC transporter: MDSYKEAVRYILATHIMFSTLSTEDKKAIEPLFEARKFEESELVSEQSSPIDGMYFVYSGKLKVKQTIEGRRVLVGEFGQDTTLGEMSLIKDSEWEYQLTSTSSKTVLLVLPSDQVRGMLPSRPAMEKNFKRYIGQVVVSQRLRAMLGSGECSQEKFKELLSHLGVKRIPKGKNIFSQGDDDPRLYFLETGTVDLIKKVRDDLVILDRVSRGEVVGEIGALAEDGKQTYTAQAVTDTTVLVIKKPAVDALLSINPLLGDQFKERRDYLVSVEQAELESLDRAEGIDMRIRLSEGVTEDEFRAMEDKQEVRTFPIIKQGNDSECGAACLTMITKHYGKNFKLGQIKELSNTSSANDSPLGIITGAENLGFQSKAYALKFEELKTVKLPGIVGWEGSQYSVLYKVSGKKVFLADPVDGKSKTLTKEEFITGWTRASLSGKDSSEDTGLFIGLNPTTRFNQLTPPKKPLHHFINFLLPYKHFFMEAMGAALIINLLGLASPLFIQVIVDTVVVHKDVSLLNMMLGGMVLVAMMTTLTRVVQSLLLAHTTARVDMRMMSEFYRHILSLPMPFFLTRNKGEILARFGENAKIRAILTGSTITVILNTLMLTIYFLMMFSYNSKLTFVVLAFIPGYIGLILYFTPRIKAISQQIFLTNSQSQSYLIESLNGIESIKATANEYMARSRWEDAFVENVNNSFKQAKLILTSTSLHSLLGLGSTVFILWIGANQVIAGTMSIGELMGFNMLVGLVMAPIQQMVQLWNNLQDIRISIDRVSDVLNVKPEQEMITDVEKMPKIMDECDGSIDFKDVNFSYMAGENEQLVMRGFNLNIGSGEHVAFVGASGCGKSTIAKMILGFNIPKSGECTIDGVSILDYDFKSLRQNIGVVLQDPFLISGSVAENIALGDPEPDMRAVKRAAMLSGVDGEIMKWPLGYQTRIGEKGMGISGGQRQRVCIARALYRQPKILIFDEATSALDNESESLIQENMRFILKGRTSITIAHRLSTIIDADKICFIADGKVSEMGTHKQLIDANYLRKMGYQGKYYKLAQTQFGLPDLDLDGNNEKKADASEAPVADSVSGNAESPA; the protein is encoded by the coding sequence ATGGATTCGTATAAAGAAGCGGTAAGATATATCCTTGCCACCCATATTATGTTCAGTACCCTCTCTACAGAGGATAAAAAGGCCATTGAGCCGCTGTTTGAAGCCCGCAAGTTTGAGGAAAGTGAACTCGTTTCCGAGCAGTCCTCTCCCATTGACGGGATGTATTTTGTTTATTCAGGCAAACTCAAGGTAAAGCAGACCATTGAAGGGCGCAGGGTGCTGGTCGGAGAATTCGGTCAGGATACCACTCTTGGCGAAATGAGCCTGATCAAAGATAGTGAGTGGGAATATCAGCTTACTTCCACCTCCTCCAAGACTGTCCTCTTGGTTCTGCCCAGTGATCAGGTGCGGGGCATGCTGCCTTCCCGTCCGGCCATGGAGAAGAACTTCAAACGTTATATAGGTCAGGTTGTCGTCAGTCAGCGGCTGCGGGCCATGCTGGGGTCTGGGGAGTGTTCGCAGGAAAAGTTTAAGGAGCTGCTTTCCCATCTGGGCGTAAAGCGCATCCCCAAAGGCAAGAATATTTTTTCTCAGGGAGATGATGATCCGCGTTTGTATTTTCTGGAAACAGGCACTGTCGATCTCATCAAGAAAGTACGTGATGATCTGGTCATTCTGGACCGTGTCTCCCGTGGGGAAGTCGTCGGTGAAATCGGTGCTCTGGCCGAGGATGGAAAACAGACCTATACGGCTCAGGCGGTCACCGATACAACCGTGCTGGTTATCAAGAAACCTGCTGTGGATGCCCTGCTCTCCATTAACCCCCTGCTTGGCGACCAATTCAAGGAACGCCGTGATTATCTGGTCTCCGTGGAACAGGCAGAACTGGAGTCACTTGATCGCGCAGAAGGCATCGATATGCGTATCCGCCTTTCCGAAGGGGTTACCGAAGACGAATTCCGGGCTATGGAAGATAAGCAGGAAGTCAGAACTTTCCCGATTATCAAGCAGGGTAATGACTCAGAATGCGGTGCTGCCTGTTTGACCATGATCACCAAGCATTACGGTAAAAATTTCAAACTGGGCCAGATCAAGGAACTCTCCAATACGTCCAGTGCCAATGATTCTCCGCTGGGAATAATTACCGGTGCGGAAAATCTCGGCTTTCAGTCCAAGGCCTACGCCCTGAAGTTCGAAGAGCTTAAAACCGTCAAGCTGCCGGGCATTGTGGGCTGGGAAGGAAGCCAGTATTCCGTGCTCTACAAGGTCTCCGGTAAAAAAGTATTTCTTGCCGACCCGGTGGATGGAAAGTCCAAAACCCTGACCAAAGAAGAGTTCATTACCGGCTGGACCAGAGCCTCACTGAGTGGGAAGGACAGTTCTGAGGATACCGGACTTTTCATCGGGCTGAACCCGACTACCAGATTCAATCAGCTGACCCCGCCCAAGAAACCGCTGCATCACTTCATTAATTTCCTGCTGCCGTATAAGCATTTCTTCATGGAAGCCATGGGCGCGGCTTTGATTATCAACCTGCTGGGACTGGCCTCGCCGCTTTTCATTCAGGTTATTGTTGATACCGTTGTTGTTCATAAGGACGTCAGTCTCCTGAACATGATGCTGGGCGGTATGGTTTTAGTGGCAATGATGACCACATTGACCAGAGTTGTGCAAAGCCTGCTGCTGGCCCACACCACGGCAAGAGTTGATATGCGTATGATGAGTGAGTTCTACAGGCATATCCTCAGTCTGCCCATGCCTTTCTTCCTGACCCGCAACAAAGGTGAAATTCTGGCCCGATTCGGGGAAAATGCCAAGATCAGGGCTATCTTAACCGGCTCGACCATCACGGTAATCCTGAACACCCTCATGTTGACCATCTATTTTCTGATGATGTTCAGCTACAACTCGAAATTGACTTTTGTCGTACTGGCCTTCATTCCCGGCTATATCGGGCTGATATTGTACTTCACGCCCAGAATTAAGGCCATTTCCCAGCAGATATTCCTGACCAACTCGCAGTCTCAATCATATCTGATTGAATCCTTGAACGGTATCGAGTCAATCAAGGCCACAGCCAATGAATATATGGCCCGTTCCCGCTGGGAAGACGCGTTTGTTGAAAACGTCAACAACTCTTTCAAACAAGCCAAACTTATTCTGACTTCCACAAGTCTGCATAGCCTTCTGGGGTTGGGGTCCACAGTATTCATCCTCTGGATCGGTGCCAACCAGGTTATTGCCGGGACTATGTCCATCGGTGAATTGATGGGCTTCAACATGCTGGTAGGTTTGGTCATGGCCCCTATCCAGCAGATGGTCCAGCTCTGGAACAACCTGCAGGATATCCGTATCTCCATTGACCGCGTGAGCGATGTCCTGAACGTCAAGCCGGAACAGGAAATGATTACCGATGTGGAAAAAATGCCGAAGATTATGGACGAGTGCGATGGATCCATCGATTTCAAGGATGTTAACTTCAGCTACATGGCCGGAGAAAACGAACAGCTCGTTATGCGAGGTTTCAATCTTAATATCGGTTCCGGTGAACACGTAGCGTTTGTTGGTGCTTCCGGTTGCGGTAAGTCCACAATTGCCAAGATGATTCTAGGCTTCAACATACCCAAGAGCGGTGAATGTACCATCGACGGGGTCTCTATCCTTGATTACGATTTTAAATCCCTGCGCCAGAATATAGGTGTGGTTCTTCAGGATCCGTTCCTCATTTCCGGTTCAGTTGCAGAAAATATTGCACTCGGCGATCCCGAGCCGGATATGCGTGCTGTTAAGCGTGCAGCCATGCTCTCTGGTGTTGACGGGGAAATCATGAAGTGGCCCCTTGGTTACCAGACCCGAATAGGTGAAAAGGGAATGGGTATCTCCGGCGGACAGCGGCAGCGTGTCTGCATAGCGCGAGCTTTGTATCGTCAGCCTAAGATTTTAATTTTTGACGAAGCGACTTCCGCCCTTGATAACGAATCAGAAAGCCTGATTCAGGAAAACATGCGTTTCATCCTCAAGGGACGCACATCCATTACCATTGCCCACAGGCTGTCTACCATTATCGATGCGGATAAAATCTGTTTCATCGCTGACGGAAAAGTTTCTGAAATGGGCACCCATAAGCAGCTTATTGATGCCAATTATCTGAGAAAGATGGGCTATCAAGGCAAATACTACAAACTGGCTCAAACCCAGTTCGGCTTGCCGGATCTTGATCTGGACGGCAATAATGAGAAAAAGGCAGATGCTTCTGAGGCTCCGGTTGCTGATTCTGTATCCGGAAATGCTGAGAGTCCTGCTTAG
- a CDS encoding FHA domain-containing protein, with the protein MSDSDDKTMLQVGDLNQAGSEESPEAKLICLDDSALPEESKSLVVKLKEDDVVFGRGGDSTVILAFKKVSRMHARVYPSGDGWGIEDLKSTNGVWINNKRITNSLLASGDTVTIGSIPFRYELVRPEIEGVASEVDEEPSDEKTMLFGDLGASDAMISASEKKDDEPEKVAEEKPVARPAARKAAPKATVNKPAKKGVMAKIVVLLLLLCAAGGGAYYYTSIYSVQQVQESLVRKNQKKIKNFVRDYEVYNDTFDHQSYVEEMGTLNDLLSLVQEGLTRYPDNVDLQAEESTVILLRLERQVAKLFAEGRESEVIGLIEKTEKEVLNYFRNGEDDKSSAFSRIKEVASLIDLLDITAKYQIFALKYPFPSVPSTVKITSQLKDDIIRIKGLKDNFSDLLKSNNKALRVTFKYMNGMVKHVDDQVLTLVEKWYHFIYKS; encoded by the coding sequence ATGAGTGATAGTGATGACAAAACAATGCTGCAGGTTGGGGATTTAAATCAAGCTGGCAGCGAAGAGTCTCCAGAAGCGAAACTCATATGCCTTGACGATTCGGCCTTACCGGAAGAATCAAAGAGTCTGGTGGTTAAGCTTAAGGAAGATGACGTTGTTTTCGGTCGCGGAGGCGATTCGACGGTAATCCTGGCATTTAAAAAAGTCTCGCGGATGCATGCGCGGGTCTATCCATCAGGTGACGGTTGGGGCATTGAGGACCTTAAAAGTACCAACGGTGTGTGGATCAACAACAAGCGGATTACAAATTCCCTGCTTGCTTCAGGAGATACTGTAACTATTGGCTCCATTCCTTTCAGGTATGAACTTGTCAGGCCTGAGATTGAAGGGGTTGCATCTGAAGTCGATGAAGAACCAAGCGACGAGAAGACTATGCTTTTTGGTGATCTCGGAGCTTCAGATGCCATGATTTCCGCAAGCGAAAAGAAAGACGACGAGCCTGAAAAGGTTGCCGAAGAAAAACCGGTGGCCAGACCGGCCGCTAGAAAGGCGGCACCAAAAGCTACTGTGAATAAACCGGCGAAGAAGGGTGTAATGGCGAAGATCGTCGTCCTGTTGCTTCTTCTTTGTGCCGCAGGCGGTGGAGCTTATTACTACACATCCATATATTCAGTACAGCAGGTTCAGGAGTCCTTAGTCAGAAAGAACCAGAAGAAAATTAAAAACTTTGTGCGTGACTACGAAGTCTATAATGATACATTCGACCATCAATCCTATGTCGAGGAAATGGGGACATTGAATGATTTGCTCAGCCTTGTGCAGGAAGGGTTGACCCGGTACCCGGACAACGTTGATCTACAGGCAGAAGAATCCACAGTTATCCTCCTGCGTCTGGAAAGGCAGGTGGCCAAGCTCTTCGCAGAAGGCAGAGAGTCCGAAGTGATTGGGCTAATTGAAAAAACTGAAAAAGAAGTACTTAATTACTTCCGGAACGGTGAAGATGACAAGTCTTCTGCATTTAGCAGGATCAAAGAAGTGGCAAGTCTTATTGATCTGCTTGATATTACTGCAAAATATCAGATTTTTGCTCTCAAATATCCTTTCCCGAGTGTACCAAGCACTGTAAAGATAACTTCACAACTTAAAGATGATATTATTCGTATTAAAGGGTTGAAGGATAATTTCAGTGATCTTCTTAAAAGTAACAACAAAGCTTTACGGGTAACATTCAAATATATGAATGGAATGGTTAAACATGTTGATGATCAGGTCTTGACATTAGTGGAGAAATGGTATCATTTCATTTATAAAAGTTAA
- a CDS encoding TolC family protein, with protein sequence MKHKRKILLLAFALTFLMHVSAGTGFAQDDQDSLLDSLFQSKTDDTLVSLIKEATSKKAEGGQGLMFGKDVTVLSYEEIPRTVLESNPNIEMSEINIKMSESKKDEADAYFYPTFDFMFNYYQYDTYNRSEEIGRLRQVEIDFDEFEASFVRMQTGEAEVSSLQCLPRVYDSTTDTWLYEGDCADQTAYSVRTEFASGSASYPTYPEQLSGSVGIAQPLEWGQYLNLGFLVEYQNVRYPSLGEWSALYSAPTGVDFPLGHNPWASTLSGGFTTALPYTKDFGKDGFRPTVAAKLAQIGSKQQQFNRKNAINSLISGSQIAYWDLVKSIKKLQIIHNQLVVMNDIVERTKRLYLDGMRTTYDMVQAESNFAQLQDRKEIAWSEMVVASNHLSELLGREPDEFLFPVNYIPRLKDRFEVDEKASLAEANENRPDLKLAQINLESSSIEERYSQNQILPDLKFFVNFSLAQENNVYGYSTFGESIGHLGDPDSVNCFVGFSYSLPWGNKALEASYAQAKARKRQDAMKVELTKNKMVEEINLVSSQAMSSKRLIDMSALNLKLKQYAYDKAKQLRQDDQQISDFEFLEKFNDLLDAKLSYLNALVEHRKAYVQHQASIGTLSEIYAPETGEDK encoded by the coding sequence ATGAAGCACAAGCGAAAAATATTACTGCTAGCCTTCGCACTGACATTCCTGATGCACGTAAGTGCGGGTACGGGATTCGCGCAAGATGATCAAGACTCGCTTTTGGATAGTTTGTTTCAGTCCAAAACAGACGATACATTAGTGTCATTGATTAAAGAGGCGACAAGCAAGAAGGCCGAAGGCGGGCAGGGATTGATGTTCGGAAAGGATGTAACGGTTCTTTCTTATGAGGAAATCCCGCGTACTGTGCTGGAAAGCAATCCGAATATTGAAATGTCCGAAATCAATATTAAGATGTCTGAATCCAAGAAGGATGAGGCGGACGCATATTTCTATCCTACCTTTGATTTTATGTTCAATTATTACCAGTATGATACCTATAACCGCAGCGAGGAGATAGGGCGTCTACGTCAGGTGGAAATTGATTTTGATGAGTTTGAGGCTTCATTTGTACGCATGCAGACCGGTGAGGCTGAGGTCAGCTCTCTGCAGTGTTTGCCCAGAGTTTATGACAGTACTACTGATACCTGGCTTTATGAAGGTGACTGTGCTGACCAGACAGCATATTCTGTAAGGACTGAATTTGCCAGTGGGAGTGCTTCATATCCCACATATCCGGAGCAGCTGTCCGGTTCAGTTGGAATTGCCCAGCCTTTGGAGTGGGGGCAGTATTTGAATTTAGGCTTTTTGGTCGAATACCAGAATGTCCGATATCCTTCGCTGGGTGAGTGGAGTGCCTTGTACAGTGCTCCTACCGGAGTTGATTTCCCCCTTGGGCATAATCCGTGGGCTTCAACCCTTTCCGGCGGATTTACCACCGCACTGCCTTATACAAAGGATTTCGGTAAGGATGGATTTAGGCCTACAGTAGCAGCCAAGCTGGCTCAGATCGGTAGTAAACAGCAACAATTTAATCGTAAAAACGCAATTAACTCGCTAATTTCCGGGTCGCAAATAGCTTATTGGGATCTGGTTAAATCTATCAAGAAATTACAGATTATCCATAATCAGCTGGTTGTAATGAATGATATTGTTGAGCGAACAAAGCGTCTTTATCTGGACGGCATGCGTACCACCTATGATATGGTGCAGGCTGAATCAAATTTTGCTCAGCTTCAGGATCGCAAAGAGATAGCCTGGAGTGAAATGGTGGTGGCATCCAACCACCTTTCTGAATTGCTGGGCCGTGAACCTGATGAATTCCTTTTCCCTGTCAATTACATCCCCAGACTTAAAGACCGTTTTGAAGTTGACGAAAAGGCCAGTTTGGCGGAGGCCAACGAAAATCGCCCTGATTTGAAGTTGGCCCAGATAAATCTTGAATCTTCTTCCATTGAGGAAAGATACAGTCAAAACCAGATTCTTCCCGATCTGAAATTTTTTGTGAATTTCAGTCTTGCTCAGGAGAATAATGTTTATGGCTACTCAACTTTTGGCGAGTCAATCGGACATCTTGGCGATCCCGATTCCGTAAATTGTTTTGTGGGATTTTCGTACAGCCTGCCTTGGGGTAATAAAGCTCTGGAAGCTTCCTATGCTCAGGCCAAAGCCCGCAAACGGCAGGACGCGATGAAGGTTGAACTGACCAAAAACAAAATGGTCGAAGAAATTAATCTGGTAAGTTCTCAGGCCATGAGCAGTAAGCGGTTGATCGATATGTCCGCTTTGAATTTGAAATTGAAACAATATGCATACGACAAGGCAAAGCAACTCCGACAGGATGATCAGCAGATTTCAGATTTTGAGTTTCTAGAAAAATTCAATGATCTTCTTGATGCAAAATTGAGTTATCTCAATGCATTGGTGGAACACAGGAAAGCTTATGTTCAACATCAGGCTTCAATTGGTACTTTGTCTGAAATTTATGCTCCCGAAACGGGTGAAGACAAATAA
- a CDS encoding TolC family protein, giving the protein MMKNNYIYALKSVSLLLCLLLPVASYAQETPENQPEQVIAESNAGSEILVDEKAGEQESETIKFLKASLESSGSPALKSLVLDKSMFVAGSRVLALKALEKNLSIERSKIWREVAGESIEEARAYFDPVFNLSVNYTHSEKNKREVRLDSDRRGTTNAAGVETGTDADRYIIFEPNSPIEYLYYDQPRRAGYYPETTSAWNKLTSNDIPYLYEPDESATYNININQRIPWGPNLNLALTTVESDSRWILFDKSDWGHYDRPWKSTLTATLSLPLPFTRNFGEYSWADSEVERTRLDEKQAYWEVKSTINNTLLTVGQAYWDLVYAVKSLEASISQRQRVEKILEKTQFRYDERLATEYDLAQTKSRLASAKDSEVQSWKNLLTASNVLGDLLDIKEEVLILPSGYEALMGKRLDGLTEQASSGIKNNPELRKQAVMIKSADLIVKQRDNYTRPDLQVTAAYTSTQASSVYGYRDLGESLGDVFLNSDKTSSNFTFNYGYQLFNKGPEAMLVTSKHSRDYQQVDKKRIELSLRHDLADGMAQLVSAESRIGITEQNLKLANTAYEKALALRDDDETTEYEVLTKNIDVLAAELRYVRARVEMKKAEVSMLHALGVLPEVYADVTAQTDFDRHRIHLLRASKKNKNIQEGS; this is encoded by the coding sequence ATGATGAAAAATAATTATATTTACGCACTTAAGTCCGTTTCTCTGCTCTTGTGTCTTCTTCTGCCGGTAGCAAGTTACGCGCAGGAAACACCGGAGAATCAGCCTGAACAGGTTATTGCTGAGAGCAATGCCGGTTCAGAAATTCTGGTTGATGAAAAGGCCGGTGAGCAGGAAAGTGAAACCATAAAATTTTTAAAGGCTTCACTTGAGTCCAGCGGTTCTCCTGCATTGAAGAGTCTGGTTCTTGATAAATCCATGTTTGTCGCAGGCTCGCGTGTTCTTGCGCTAAAGGCTCTGGAGAAAAACCTTTCCATTGAACGTTCCAAGATTTGGCGTGAAGTCGCCGGAGAGAGTATCGAGGAGGCACGTGCCTATTTTGATCCGGTCTTCAACCTTTCGGTAAACTACACCCATTCTGAAAAAAATAAGAGAGAGGTCAGGCTGGATTCGGACCGCAGAGGGACAACCAACGCTGCAGGTGTTGAGACCGGTACTGACGCGGACCGCTATATCATTTTTGAACCTAACTCTCCTATTGAATATCTTTATTATGATCAGCCGAGACGGGCCGGGTATTACCCTGAGACCACTTCGGCATGGAATAAGCTGACCTCAAACGATATTCCGTATCTTTATGAGCCTGATGAATCCGCAACTTATAATATTAACATTAACCAACGTATCCCTTGGGGACCGAATCTTAATCTTGCCCTGACCACAGTGGAGTCTGATTCCCGTTGGATTCTTTTTGATAAGAGTGATTGGGGTCATTATGACCGGCCATGGAAATCAACTTTGACGGCAACCTTGTCTCTGCCGCTGCCGTTTACCCGTAACTTTGGTGAGTATTCATGGGCTGATTCCGAAGTAGAGCGTACTAGGCTGGATGAAAAGCAGGCGTATTGGGAAGTAAAATCCACAATTAACAATACCTTGTTGACAGTTGGTCAGGCATACTGGGATCTTGTTTATGCTGTTAAATCCTTGGAAGCATCCATAAGCCAGCGTCAGCGTGTGGAAAAAATTCTGGAAAAAACCCAGTTCAGGTATGATGAAAGATTGGCGACTGAATATGATCTGGCACAGACCAAATCACGTTTAGCATCCGCCAAGGATAGTGAAGTCCAGTCCTGGAAAAATCTGCTGACCGCATCTAACGTACTGGGAGATCTGCTGGATATTAAGGAAGAGGTTCTCATCCTTCCCAGTGGCTATGAAGCTCTTATGGGCAAGAGACTGGATGGTCTTACTGAACAAGCTTCCTCAGGAATTAAAAATAACCCGGAATTGAGAAAGCAGGCAGTTATGATCAAGTCAGCCGACTTGATTGTAAAGCAGCGTGATAATTATACAAGGCCGGACCTGCAGGTTACTGCAGCATATACCAGCACACAGGCCAGCTCTGTTTACGGTTACAGAGATCTGGGTGAATCACTTGGTGATGTTTTTCTGAACTCCGATAAAACTTCGTCTAATTTCACTTTTAACTACGGCTACCAGCTTTTCAACAAAGGGCCTGAAGCCATGCTCGTGACCTCCAAACATTCCCGCGATTATCAGCAGGTGGATAAGAAAAGGATCGAGCTCAGCCTTAGGCATGACCTTGCAGATGGTATGGCCCAGCTTGTTTCTGCAGAGTCCCGGATAGGTATTACCGAGCAGAACCTGAAACTGGCTAACACAGCATATGAAAAGGCTCTTGCTTTGCGTGATGATGACGAAACCACTGAGTACGAGGTTCTGACCAAGAACATCGATGTACTCGCCGCAGAGTTGCGGTATGTCAGGGCCAGAGTTGAGATGAAAAAGGCTGAAGTGAGTATGCTGCATGCCCTTGGTGTTCTTCCGGAAGTTTATGCTGACGTAACGGCGCAGACCGATTTTGATCGTCATCGGATCCATCTCCTGAGAGCATCCAAGAAAAATAAAAACATACAGGAAGGCAGTTAA